The DNA segment ATGTCCTCTCACTCACAGACTAGAAACCTCAGTCTTTATCTGTGACTCACCTTTAGTTAAGTGCCCCTTTTTATGTGCACTGGTTAGCAACTCAGGCTCTGGAATGaattctgggttcaaatcctagttctgatttttaaaaagtaaatttggcCACaacccacagcatgtgggatcttagttccctgaccaggggttgaacccatgccccctgcattggaaggctgattcttaaccactggactgcctgggaagtcccccaGTTCTGGTTATTAGCTACATGAACTTTGTCCtttgtctcagtttccccacataGAaagtgatgatgataataatctTTTTATAAAACTGCTGGGATGACTAGATGCTTAATATTTAGCTCATGACTCACAATACATGCTCAATCTGACTGTTAGTCCCTTTCCTCACTGCCAATATCTGATCCTATTTGGAACTCAGCTCCAGTGATTCCTGGAAAGCCTTCCCTCCTGCATCCCACCAGGGCAGGGTAGGGAGTTGACCCCTTTCCTCCTCGTTGTCCCACTGCATTAAACGTACGTATTAGCAGTATGCTATTCTGTATTTCCCATTATTTGTTCAAGTGTATGTCACCCAAGCTTCAAATTCCTTTCAAGGAATATACAATTATTTGTATATCTCAAATGCCCAGAACCCTGTCTAGCACTTGATACTTATGCTATAAATTTTGGCTGAGTAAATCCAGTCCGTTACCAAGGTCAGTTAACCTGTTGATTTTTCTCCCCTCCTCTGTCCTCTTTCCTGGTCTATTTCAAGCTCTAATCCTCTCAAGTGAATTAGTGCAAAGCTTACTAATGTTATCATccaattttcattgtttttctgtcATCACTAGAACCATGAATTGCAAGTCAGGTCTCTTAAGAACTTATCTGTAAAACTAATGTCCAAATTCCCTGCCATATCAAAGCTTTCCAGGAATCAGCCCCAAATTATTTTTAGTCTTCCATTACTTCTTTCAACAAACTCTATGCTTCAGATCACATTCCTCCTTCTTCAACATATCCTTCACTTCCAATTGTTTTTATTCATGCTATTATTTCAGCCTAAAACAGAGGTTGAAAACTCTGGTGAACCATGTTTTTTTTggcccacatttaaaaaattgagccAACATTTAAAAGTTGTGATATTTAGCATAAACATTAGGAtgtccacaagtttgtttttttttttttttttcacaagtttttgaaaaaaatcaggaGCAGTGTTGGGTCCTATTCTTGTACAGCAGTAACCAATCAGATCTGTACTGCCAGTTGCCCCTTCTCTCAGGGCACATATTTGTCACCTAGCCAGCTTCAAAAACCTCTCAATAATGAAAGCGTACAGTGAAGAGATCAGGGTAATGGTGGGACAACTGGGCCTATGTTCTAATGTTACATAACATAAAGAACACCTCCCCTGAGATGTCTTTTATTCCCAGAACTGGTTAACTTCCCTCTCTCtgactccagggaattccctggtagggctctgactccacactttcacagctgagggcctgggttcaatctcaggttggggaactaagatcccacaagccacatggcatgacaaaaaaaaaaaaagaaaacaatctctCTGACTCTAGATCTAATCTTGTTTAGGAAAAATAGCGGTTTGAAGAATAAGTTAAAGGACATTGTCAAGAAGGAGTCAAATTCAAAAGACCACTCTCTGGACAACTGACCCTATTCTCTTCAACAAATTAATGTTACCAAAAAGAGGTTGTTTCAGGAATCCAGACAGAGTTAAAACACATAACCTGGTGTAATCACATGGTTCCTGGATTGGATCCAGGTTGGAGAGTAATCAGCTCTAAAAGTATTTTTCCTAGGACAATTGGGGAACTGTGAATATAAGTTTGTATTAGATTAAGGATACATTGTTAATTTTAAGCATTTGTTATTTTGACAATGCagaaaaattctgatttttcaaaggcatatactaaaaaaaaaaacaaaaacaaaaaattaaaacaagcaaTGCTCTTTACTTCCCTGCCCATTCTCCTGACCTTAAAATAGGTTGGCACATTTTCTATAAAGGACAAAGTAGCACACATTTTAGGTTTTGCCATAGTTCTATGGCAGGTACGCAACTCTACTGCTGTAATctgaaagcagccagagacaCTATACATAAACacaaatgggcatggctgtgttgcaatacaactttttttttcaaaatcaggcAGCAAGATACAAGTTGTAGTTTGCCAACCTCTGATCTAGAACAATATACCACGTCCCAACCTCTGATGTAGAACAAGATACCATGTCTCCCGGAAAAGTCTTTCCTGGAACCCATGGCTTTATCTTCACTCTGCTCACATACTGCTTGTGGCAAGATCCACTTCCCACATTTATGATGTCTTATTatatactctgatgctgggaaagattgaaggcaggaggaggaggggacgacagaagatgagatggttggatggcaccaccaactcgatggacatgaatttgaaaaagctccaggagttggtgatggacggggaagcctggcatgctgcagtccatggggttgcagagttggacatgactgagcaactgaactgattgaacatTTATCTCCATCGGGGAGTAACTTCTGTGAAGGTAGGTGCCATTTTGCTATATGAAccaccagccccagccccaccctagTTGAGTTCTTGCAAAATAGACATTCAGTGAGTATTGTTTCCAAAAACCAGGCCTACCCTAAAAGATTTGGCATCATTCATAACATTCAAAAGAATGAGCAGCAGGTTCTAAACATAATTTccgggtgccatcgccttccccaaacattattttaaagaaacttaaaaaaagcaCTACTGCTGTCACTAGGGCATGTATGTTGCCGCTCGTGGTCTATGCCATGAGGTGTTTATCAGTATCTTCTAATCAGATCTTGTGTATATGAAAGTGTAGTAGATTCCATGGGCACAGGAGTGTTCTTATGCTTTTTTTTGCCCCTCTAAAGTGTCTAGAGTACTATTAGATTTACATTAGGTGCACAGTAAATgctcaacaaatttaaaatacagtactgtggtaaaagatttttttttctcatgatagGGAAAGTGGCACTAAACGCCCACAGAAGGGTTTATCGGGTTTGATGATCACAGCAGGCGCAGTCGTTCCAGGTTCCTTTCCTCATGTTTACTTTTTTGGTTAGGTGGAGGTTTCTCTGCCTGCCATGGAATCCCAGATTCCAAAGCAAAGGTGTTTGTGGGACAAGGGGAAAGGTACTTGCATATCGTCTACAGAAAGTGTCCCCAAATCCCAGAACACCTTGGGAAGACATGGATTTGGAGCAAAGGGAAACTCTGAAAATAACACAGTCCAGATCACTAGCAAGAGCGCTTCAGCTCTACAGAACAGGAGACAGGAGGGAAGGGCGTAGGAGGGTACACTCCTTCCACACAGACCTCCTAAAACAGAGGTCAGCCCAAAGACAAGAGTTGGTTACAGAGCAAGGAAGAAGTCATGGAATTAAGGTAGAGAAAGGCCAAAGCAGAGGAGAACCTCCAGAAGGGGAGTGATATGAATTAAGAATTGAGAGAGCTGAGTAAAAGATTTATTATTAGTGCAGTCAATACCATGAAACAGCACATGTATAACACAACCAGCGACCTGCAGAGACACTAGTGCAAAGGGTAGGGAAGCCTTGACTGAGCTTCCTGGCTCCATCTGAAGGTGATGACAGGAGGGTGTGGGCCTGGGTAAGGCAGGCAGGGGCAGAGGGGAGTGGAAGAAATGTAGTAACCAGACTAAGTATAGCAGCGTTTTCAAATTCCTGAGCACAACGTCCCGGAGCTGGAACATATGACTGTTCCTCACCGCCTTCAAGCTGtgtccctctcctccccacagTCCCAGTGGAGCCATGACCCAACTACCAGACCCACAGCAAGCTGGCCTGGGATAAAACTCCAAGCTGTCCTATGGCCATCTTCCTCTAGCCCCTCTCTCACCTGCATATTAAGATAATCACACCCACTACCCCTCCCTTTCTCTTACTCTGCTGGCCACCCCAGGGAGGAAGGAATGCCCTGGGCAGCTTGAAATGGAGCTGAAGCCCATGGCGGGTATGGGTGAGACAGCACAGCCTGTACTCAGTGACAGGATTTCCATCCCGTCTTGCCTGGTGAAGCTTAGAACCCAGCTATATATCTCCAAGGAAACTGGGTGTTAGGGTAGGGCTGGTGGCGGGTAGGATTTCTTCAAAATTAAATCCAGAGTTTTACCATGAGACCCTGGAGAGGCTGGGAGCACAGTTCTCTAGGGCACAGTCAGTGATGCTGGACGGTCACATCCATCACTGGAATAGAGGAAGCGCCTCATCCTAGACGGGTTATGGAGGCTTGGGGCAGGCTTCAGTTCAGCCAGGGGCTCCCATGGCCCTTCCTATATTAAAGCCAAAGGTTgtgctgaaaaggaaaaatataaaagaccccAGCCCTGTCCCACCCTATCCAAAAATCCCCACAACAGGAACAGCAAAAgaaaagttttctgttttgttaattttttttttctttttcctttcttaaaaaaaaaggtaaataaattaaattgCCAACAATGTGGCTGGGCTAGAAAAGTGGGGTAGCCATAATCaggcctttctttaaaaaaaaataaaataaaaataaagtgggaGGGAAAGAGTGAAAGAAAGTTACCAAAATAACTAGTTACAATCACAGGGCTGGCGAGGGGTCTAGGGGGCTCTTATGGCCCGTGCCACAGAGGCAGCACCCACCCGACTGCAGCAGGAGCCAGCAACCTGCTTCTTGCTGAGCACATTCACCCCGGGAGACTAACCCCTCACCCCCAACCCTGTCATTGCCTAGCCGTAATGAAGTATAGGAAAGGAGAGCTCATCTGAAAATATTCGGCATCCTCAACTGTACACCCGCAGGCCCGGCAGGAGCCCACACCTTTAAGTGGCCTGGTGGGTATTGCTTGGCACCGAGGTCATCTTCCCTTAAGGGCCACCAGCGATAGCCTACTGGCCTCATTATTTATTTCTAGGCTTTTGTTCCACTCTACCATTTCTTCAGGATGTCTGCTCCCCACAGTTGCCCTCTAAATGCTGTTCAGAGTCAATAGACCTGCCTCATCTGGAGTCCCAGGTTTTGGAGGAGGGGAACAGTTAGCGATTCCTCACTCCATCCTGATCCTCTATCTAAAATGAGTATCTTTGTGCTTTCTGAAAATATCTGGAACCAGGGACCCTAGgcaggaaaacagaaatagagatggGGACTTTCCCAATCAGGTGGAAAATTTACAGacatcttgggggaaaaaattagACAAAAGGAGGGAATCTGGGTTTCCCACCTGAAAGGCTGAGCAGAGTGCTCTGTGGCCCCCCTCAGTGGTGGCACAGCTGGGACATGTGTGGCTCCAGGGCGAGCCACGGTATTAAGGAAAGTGGGGAGGACTTGGGGCCCTGCTGCTGGAGTAACAGGATCTTCAGATTTTCATCTCTTCCAGAGAGCCCGTCAAGATCTCCTATATCTCTTCCACGCCATGCGCAAAGATCATGACGAGCCCAGGCTCCTGCACCATGTCATCACCCATGTGCTGGTTCTCACAGGCCATCACGACAACAGCCTGCTTGCCAGGGATGCGCTTGGCCACGTAGTTCTCATAGTAACGCCGGTTCATCTGTCTTGTCTCTAACGTGGCCAGACCCTGGGGCCAGCTCCGCTCGTGGGCGTTTTCGATCAGCTCATTGACAATAGAGGCAGGACAGCCACTCTCCACCAGGGAGCGCTTGATGACAGCCTGGAGCACAGCGTCAGGGGTGGAGATCATGCCGCCCCAGCGGGTCACTCGTGCAGGCTGCAGGGAATTCACCCACCTGTGTGGAGGGAGTTGGAGGGGGTCAGTGAAGGTCAGCCCCTTTCTCTGCACTGGCTTTCCTCCTAATAGTTACGACTGCCTGCTCTGCGCTCAGCCTAACCCAAttcctccttttttccttccatcaTTGGTTCAGAAACTCCAGATCTTTCCCTAGGTGGTCCCACCTGAGTGTCACCACGTGTTCCTCACCAGATTAAACCCCACAAGTATAGGGTTCCTGTTATTTCTCCTGAAAATTCCAATACTTAGCACATGGTGCCTGGGAGGTAGTAAGTATTCAACAAAAATGAATACCGAATGAAGCAATTATTCCTCTATTCTGTGTCCCATGCAGCACTGTATAGACTGACTCACAGTTTAGTCTATGAACTATGTAGAACTCCAGAACTGAAAGGGATCTTAGACTTTACTTGTTTTTGCCACATTTTAGATCACTTTCCTGGATTTTTGCACTCTCTTCTCTGAATTGTAAACTCCCTAAAGACAGGGACAATATTTTGTTTTAACACAGTGTTTTGTGCATGTGGGTACCCACCTAACTCTTGGCTAAGCTTTCCCTTCCATCCACCCTCTACTGGGGCTGAaggtgatccccttctcctctgcctcttgTTCTTCATCCCAGCATCTGAGGAGCAgtggccccagcccagccctcttCTTACCCTCCCCCTTTGCCACTTCCCTGCTCTTCTCTCCTCAGGGCTCAGTACCAGGACATGGAACAAGTGATTCCACATCCTGAATGACACTCACTCTAGAATCTCATTGTACTCAATGGTCTCTTCCAGGTTCTGAAGGTTGGGATTGACACTGCGAATTGCACGCATGTATGCCTTGAGCAGCTGAATGTCTCGCTTCTGTTGAAAGGAAGAAGAACAAGGGATAATGGTTAAGACAGACAATAGATGAAAGACAAAATGAAGGAAATCGAGAGGTCTGAGGAACAACCAGACTGGAAGCTTCATAAAGACAGGGATACGAGGGTATCAATCCCAGCTGTACCCTCAGTTCTTAGCAAAGTGCCTTCAAGGGAAGGCATTTGATAAAtggtaaataaatgaatgccACTGATGGGATAATGAGGAACAAGACGAGCTCCAGTTTGATTTGCTGCTATGCACAGGCAGAGTATCCACTGACCAGGCTCACAAGCACAGGCACAGATCCGCTGCTCACATCCATGCCTGTCACCCACAGGCACACACTCTGTGTTCTCCAGGCCCTACCTGCTCCGCCAGCTGGTGTTTGTGTTCAGCTGAGGTCTTTTCCAGCTCTGCAATccgtgtctgctgctgctgtacCACTGAGCGCAGGTGCTTAATACAGTTGTGGTTTGGCAGCTCATCTTTGGGCATCTCCAGGCTGCCACCCAGGGTGGGAAAAGAACATGACAGGAGCGTTCAATGAGATAAGTGGGCACAGGCAGGTATCTGCTGAGAGGGCTTTTTTCTACCGGAAATTActaacattcattcatttctaacATTCTCTTGTTTATTGCCTTCACTTCCTTCTCCCCAGCTCCCCCACCCACCATATCCCTTTGCTGTCTTCTTCCTCTGGGCCTCTTTCCTTCTCCGAGACGGTGTTTTATCTCCCACGTGGCTCTGCGTTCCTCCTGCAGATTCTGCCTGTGGACTCATTCCttctgggaagccctagattcAAAGCCCCAGCTATCAGGatttaatcaaatattttacaccccaaagaaagacaaaataggACCAGAGGTAACATGAGAGGCCTGGAAATTAGAGCAGTGAATCTGACAAAGACAAGCAGTACTGGACAAAAGGGAGGAATAAAGTAAATCAGTCTTTAGTGGTATCACACAGATTGCTGAATCACTGTCTCCCTTCTCTTACTAAAGCAAGAGGACAAAGATCGTAGCTCGGAAAGCAGCACGAAACAGATCCTAGAGCAGGGAGCCAGGGAGGCCAACAGCACTCCTTGCCTATGCACACAGGAGACCTCTTCAGCAGGGAGTGGGAGGTCCACAGATGGGTATAAACGGGAAGGCCCCTCTCTGTGGGCAGAAGAAAGGCAGGACTCTTACCCGCAGCCCTGTTCACAGGTCACAGGCCGTTTGGGGTTGTGCTCACAGTCACTGAGGTGAGACATGAGGTTGTCAAGCCGGACGATAGCACTGCAGCCGAACACAGCGTTGTCGCAGGCAATCTGCAGCTTTGACAGCATGTTCCGCATGATCCGAGGTACTGGACGCAGGTGGGCGACCGTCACAACGCTCCGGTCCACTGGACACGTCTGCTGCTGAGAGAACCACTGGGTGATGCAGGCATTGCAGAAAGCATGCTCACAGTGAGGCGCCTGGAAGCGAAAGCAGGGCAAAAGGGACACGAGAATTAGTCGGAGCTAAGAGCCTGGGGACGATAACTCTGCAAAGCCTATCAAGCCGCTGCACAGCTTCCAGGGCCAgaggtccctggggtcacagcaACGGTGAGATCTATGATGGGTAAGGCTTCAGATATGTTTCCTGTGCTCAAGATTCCAAATGGATTGTGACATGAGACAAGTAAAAAGTTATATAACAATAAGAACTATAAATAACATTCCAGGACAGTGAGTGAGAGATATAAGGTGGTCAATTATTAAATGCCAACTGGATTACAAATAGACAATAATTGGCCAAAGAAATCCAGAGGAGGGTGAGATCTTTCCAGTCTAGGTCAATCAGGGCAGGTATTTATGGACAGGACAGAATCTGATATGGGTCCTGAGGGATGCGTTGGGGAGAGTGGGGCAGAGACTTACTGGCAGAAGttcattttttttggctgcgagaCCTCAGTTCCCCAACaaaggattgaacttgggccacaACGGTGAAAGTGCCAAatccttaaccactagaccaccagggagatcCCCCAAGTTCTTATGTTTGAGGCCCAACCTGAGGTGTTGCCCTGAGTCCCAAGGAGCAATGCCTACGCTCCAAAACAGGTCTAGATTTTTGTAGAATCACATTCTCTTCAGTTTCATAAAGATCATATTTCAGCCTACTTCCTTGATAATGCAAAGTGAGAGGATTCTCTGGCCTCCACATGGGACAGACAGAGCGGGAACTTACTAGATattgatgaatggatgaatgacgcCGAGTGCTTTTTATTTTGCTACGTGGTTAAGTTAAAAAAAGGTAAGAAAGTTTCTGCCTTCAAAATGTTCACAGATTGTAACATACAAAGGCTTCATAAGAAAAGAAGTCATTATCAATATCATTAATCCAACTGtcactacatttttatttttcactgaaagacataatatttgattctttttacaATCTTAGACCCTATCTCTAAAAAAAATCCTAAGTGTGTTCACTTTTCTCTGTCTGTACTACCACTAATCCAGTTCAAGCAATCACCTCTCATCTAAATTATCATGTCTTCTAACTGGCCTTCCTACTTCCACCTTGCCCCTTTATAATCCAGCCTATATTCAGCACCTGGAGTGATCGTTTAGAAATGCAAACCGGATCATATTCTTCAcctgtttaaaattttacaatGGTTTCCCATTACACCTAAAATAAATCCAAAGTCCTGCCCAGGACTTAAAAATTCTGTTTGATCTGGCCCTGTGCCTCTCCTCACACCATGCTCCCAGCATGGTTTGACTTCAGGCCCTTCTGGCTTTCTCTCTGTTCCTCGTCCCACCCTGCTCATTCCTGTCTCTTGCTTTTGCTGCTCCCCTTTGCTGGCCCCTTATCATTCCAATCTCAGCTCAGTTGAACTTCTTTCATGATCTTTCTATCTAAACCTGCCACCCCTGCAGAAGCATACAGAAGGTGCTACCTTTgtgtaagatcagatcagatcagtcgctcagtcgtgcctgcctctttgcgaccccatgaattgcagcacaccaggcctccctgtccatcaccaactcccggagttcactcagactcacgtccatcgagtcagcgatgccatccagccatctcatcctctgtcgtccccttctcctcctgcccccaatccctcccagcatcagagtcttttccaatgagtcaactcttcgcatgaggtggccaaagtactggagtttcagctttagcatcattccttccaaagaaatcccagggctgatctccttcagaatggactggttggatctccttgcagtccaagggactcttaagagtcttctccaacaccacagttcaaaagcaaaggTAGGCAAATATATGTGTACATTCACACTTGCTTGTATCTGCCCCCATACACACTGGAAGGATACCAAATTAATAGAAATGGCTATTGATGAGGGGATTAGGTGGACTGGGACAAAGATAAATTAAGACTTTTCACCATACATCTTTTTCTACTGTTTTGATTTCTAAACCATAtgaatttattatctttttaaaaaatgatgtaggGAAATGAGCAGCCCTAGCAGAAGCTTTCTGTCCTTGGAAATGGGTCTGTTAACCTGGCTTGctcctcagatggtaaagcctgaGTGGGTGGGGGAGGATGTTCTGTCTCAGATAGTCATTAACTTCCACTGATTTCTCCACATGTGACTCACCTCAAATGACGGTGCCAGAAAACAGACAAGGCCCTGCCAGGGTGGAGAGGGAACTGACACACCCCATGACCTCTTGACACCACCAGGAGAGCCTGCTCCACACCCAGCCAATCCGCTTCTAAtggcatgcgtgcgtgctaagtcgcttcagtcatgtctgactctgcaaccctatggactgtagtccaccaggctcctctgtgtccatgggatttcccaggcaagaatactggagtgggttaccatttccctctccaggggatcttcccgacctagggatcgaacttacatctcttaagtctcctgcactggcaggtaggttctttaccactagcgccacctggcagCACACCGCAAAGGCAGGGGATAGGGCCAGGGCTTGCTGCCACTGGAATGCATTctgattttcattcagttcagtcatctgTGTTCCTTTGGGTAGCTGACAATTGGAGAGTAAGAATAAACTCCAAGAATCAAGGGGAGCCTCAGGGAGTTGTATAAGCAGTGAGTGGGGAAGGGCCGCAAGCCCTCATTGACTGGTGTCTGGATTTGGAACATGGAATTATCTCCACCTAGCCGGAGGAGCGGCAGAGGATTAATTGGTATTTACAGAGTACAGGCAATAAGGACCATGCAGAATGATGTCCCATGAATACAACTGTTAAGAATTCACCTCGTTCATTATACTTGCCTGGTAATCATGAGCTTCT comes from the Bubalus kerabau isolate K-KA32 ecotype Philippines breed swamp buffalo chromosome 1, PCC_UOA_SB_1v2, whole genome shotgun sequence genome and includes:
- the RNF41 gene encoding E3 ubiquitin-protein ligase NRDP1, whose translation is MGYDVTRFQGDVDEDLICPICSGVLEEPVQAPHCEHAFCNACITQWFSQQQTCPVDRSVVTVAHLRPVPRIMRNMLSKLQIACDNAVFGCSAIVRLDNLMSHLSDCEHNPKRPVTCEQGCGLEMPKDELPNHNCIKHLRSVVQQQQTRIAELEKTSAEHKHQLAEQKRDIQLLKAYMRAIRSVNPNLQNLEETIEYNEILEWVNSLQPARVTRWGGMISTPDAVLQAVIKRSLVESGCPASIVNELIENAHERSWPQGLATLETRQMNRRYYENYVAKRIPGKQAVVVMACENQHMGDDMVQEPGLVMIFAHGVEEI